TGCAGGGCATACTCATTTTGTAAACCAGTTTCTCAGTTGCATACTATACACTAATCatcttacactgtaaaaaataaaataaaataaaatgaaacatgcaATCATGAACTTTATCCTTTCCAATTTTCCCAAGTAGTTTCAAAATGTACAGCATTTCCATATTATGCAATAAAATTCCTAAAATAGACAACTAATTTACCTAGGATTAAAACATACTGTCATTACTGTCAATATtaaagttttcattttattgagtataatttttttcatattgtatatatatatatatatacacacacacacacacacacacacacacacacacacacacacatattttgaaatgtccaaatatttccctcctattttacagtttaaactGTTACAttgaaaatcaaacagaaatcaGAAAGAATTAGTGATACATAATAGAACAAAATGAAGTACTGGTTCTGTAATTTCACAcagatttgtttgttaaataagGGATGTCTCGTGTAATTGCAAAAATTTTCATCACTAAAATGTGGAATATCTTTCTGTAAATATCATTCATTAAATAAGCCCCAAATTCATATGATTTCATGGAAAATTAAGgctattataataataaaaaattactgtatttttatgaaatggttcttttacattatttttatttaatcgttattttgttacagtgttgtgtgtttttttacagtgtagtataGCATTTTTGCAGATACAGTAAGGTTAAGAGTTTAAAGCAATGCTTGGAGCTCTGTACGGATGGATTGAAATTACATCCTAAAAAGGTCAATAACAATGCCAACAGGCAGAAGTTTTGAGATTACCTGCTTTGACAGATatggttggttttttttttttttaaatcttagcACTAAACACGAAATTCAGGTGAGGCTAATGCAAATTCCATCCATTTATCAGGAATGAATATAGTCTTTGAACCATAAATTAATTTGTTCAGCTTTGTGCTGACTGATTAACGTAGTTGTAGCAGAACAAGTCTAAGAATCCCCTAAGTCACCAACACCCACCAGTTTTCATGTTAAAGTTAGGATAAATCTTCTAGGAACCGTGAATGGTTTTGTAGAATTTTGTGccaaaacatttttgagatgtagcacaaaaaaaataaaataaaaaggaaaatctgaCCTGTTGATAGTGCTGGGAAAAAATGGTGGAATCACTGAAGTCAGACTGATCCATCTGCTGGGGCTACGAATATCCGTAgaaaattaaattgaaatttACCCAAAAGATTCTGAGATAAAAGCAAAGCGGTGCAGCAACGCACTGACCAGAAATCCCCATTCACACCTTCAGCATGGCTTACAAAATCTACATACTTGACAATACCAATTAAACTTGATAAATATATACAGAGACAACCTGTAAAAGTAGGACAATAGTGTCCATTAACAACAGCCTTATAAATATGGACTTGACAATGCCCTGCAGTATTTTGTTCATTGTTCCTACATGAACACACTGTAAATTCTGCTGTTTTAGTGTATAGTATGAAACTGGAACACAGCTAACAAGCAAGTTGCAATTTATTCCACAACCAGGTACAAAGTAGGTCCATGATCTTCATAAAGATCCGGATCAATGAATAACATCTTTAGGCATCTGCAACAAGCAAAGGGCTGCATGATGGACTGCTCTCTGCTTTATGCATACACCACTCATCAGGCAGCATGGAAACATAATTTAGTGTGCTATCTTTagatgtgtgttgttgttcaacAGCAGCCAGAGTCTACAGCATAAAGTATCTCATTCTCCACAAATGATGCTTTGGATATCTCAGCAAAGGttagaaaaattgcaaaatgttttACTCACCTTCTCTCTGGTACAAGTTACATGAGTTGGTCGTTGAATTCACACGATTTCACACCAAAAATCAATTCAAAATATACAAGACTGAGTTATTAAAATCAGCCAGCTAACGGAGTCTAGATAATAATTTGGCAAAAGCTGTCATGCAAACGTGTCATGTTTGGCCTCTGGGTCCTGCTGACTAAGAAAAGCGAGCTTACGCAGGCTGGCTGAAAGATGCATAATGAATGAAATAAGCTTCATATGCCAAAACCATATGAAAGCTTACCTTATATGAGAACATACATTCACAATTCTTGAATTTGGACTgggggagagagaagagaagaggggTTAACAAAATGTTTACATGAAGTTATATGTGTGCACCAGGGAAAACTGTTGAGTTATTACTGAACTCTTTTATATGAGGAGTTAACTGTGTGGCACAAAGGACACACTGGAATCTGTTTAAGATGGAGACACtgaaaaatatgacacaaaaaacatcacagctctTTGTGTTATGCTGACTGAGGTGTGACTGTGTGTTGAGGTGGTGTGTCGTGATGATGGACAGGATGGCTGGATGTTGTGATGGACAAGTGTCACCAGATATTATGTGCACTGCACACACATGAATGGATGATTATTAAACTATTGTAGCTGTTGTACCAGGTATTCATAAGTTCCTCACTGGAGATTTACTAGTAAATTAGAACCAAACAAATTCTTGTTGAATTTGAAAAAAGCTAACATTTTCTTGCTATTATCTATTTAGTCGTTTTCCACATATGACACAAATATGgctcagattttaaaaaacaaaaaaaaggttattctggatccaggattcatcatttttccaattatcagtgttattatttttttcagtttctgataAGACATTTAAATCTGTAATCACCAATAGACAAATGAATATTGGCTTGTCAGTAGTCAGGCTAAATAATTTTTATCAATATGGTTCCAAAAAAAGCATACCAGTTGACCCCTACCTAATAATACTGCACTAAATTACCAAATAACATTAGCTAGGCTTGCATAGTCAGATTTCAACTCATGCTACCAATTTTGACGTGCACACAgatgttatttaaaaaacaatttctatgttattaaaagttttatggTGCAGTTTGACTGTAAATTCCCAGAAACTACTTACAAGAAACAGTAAAGACTATACACACAAACTTTGTAATGAACTTATGAACAGCTGGTGTGACCCAGTCCTCATACTTACACACGTATCGTCCATATCGTCCCTTTTGCTGAACTGCAACACACAGTTCAAACACCACAGTACCCTGGTGGAGCTGGTTTCCCAAAGCTGGCGCTCATTAATGTGATCATGAATAAGTTACTGGCTTGTCTTTCAatgtaaataagcaaaaaatcTTAAAAGGAGGAtaattatttcaacattttgggaaaccAGACCCAGATACACTCAGGTGTCCATCGAGTCACTTCCTGGTCCACACTGACCTTTGACCTCCAGCTTGCAGTCCACCTGGGCCTCTCCCAGGTCGTTGATGGCCTTGCAGGTGTACATGCCGCCGTCGTACGGACTGGGCTTCCTGATCTCCAGGGTACACACTCCTTGGTTGCTGAACATACGGTAGCGTGGGTCGTCGATGATGGCTATCTTATTCTTCATCCAGATCACTTTGggctgcagaaacaaacacaagcatCAGCAGTGTCAAGAGATGCACGTGTGCTGTCCTGACCCCTCagtcttcatttaaaaattaggAAACACAGCAGCATCACTACAATTGGAATACCATTCTTAACACACTGGTTCCCAAGCAGTCCTGCccctttatggaaacagcataACCATGACTAGAAATAGACGGAACTCAAACATGTAGTTTGGTTGGCAAAACAAAGCTGTGATGCCATAAATcttacaaacagaaaaaagaaagttgaGATCAAGTTTAGATTTTGTAAAGTTTACCGACCAAACAACACGTCTTAGATGAGTAGTCAAAAAGATGTCCATCCCTTTCACAGTTTCTGCCACTGTtaaattgtgttgttttgatgctttttgttTAATGATCAAGCCTTCCAAACTGGCAGGTTtaggggttcagaggattaatcGCTAAAACATTAAATTGGACTCTTGTACCCAAAAAGAGCTTGTTTCTGtcttaaaacagaaaatacacattatAGCATTTGCTGTCATACTTATCCCGCTACCTTAAACCACAGGACACATTTACCACAGTGTCATAGGCCAGGATGCAAGACAGCTATCACACTCTCACAGTGAGAGTTCTATGAAAGAAAGTTgtgtaatgtcttttttttttttaatttaagttaCATGCTTCATTGGTCTGATTGGTTAAAGTTCCAGACCAATTCCAACTTTCTACAGTTGAACCATGAAGTCTGTAAACtgtgacaaatgtttgtaaCAGATAGTTTGGTAATATAATAAAATAGTCTTCTATACAGCTCTAGCTAAATTGCCTTTTCTGCACTAGGAGActttaaaatacatgaaattcCACATGATCAACAGTATAATATATGATATGTCTGCTACACACACACCAGTTTTACCTGGGGTCCTACCACCTACCCTTGGGTTGGCACGGACACTACAGTTAAGAGTAGCGTTGTAGCCGGCAATCGCAAATGTGTTGATTAGCGGCTGTGTGAACTTCGGCGCCTCCTTGAAGTCATGGTCGCTGTACTCTGGCATTTTCACCTGCATGCCTGTGGGGGTAAGGGTAAAGGAATGGGGTTGTGCATGATACTGTCGCTGAGCGGTATCATGTGGGAAATTCCCTAAGTGATGAGGGaaagacagtgttttttaatttatcatTTGCTGACACTGTGACACCTGTTTAAGGGCCTGTCAGTCATAACCCGAACCCTGGGAACCAGGCTCCCTTTAGGGTGGAAAACATCACTGACAGTACCTTGCAGATAACAGCTGCAAAAAATATagacagaaaattaaacaactgattGACATTTTAAACTTGTCATGAAATTTGTTCCAAAGTTTTCACTTTGGAAGCATTTTCCCCCATCAGAAATATAGGTCAGGGAGCTATGTCTACAAAAGGGCAAATACATTCACAGTGAACCTTTCAGTACACTTTTTCTTCAACTCTCACTGATTCATGCACACTCACAAACGCACAGTCTGTAGTACCTTCTTTGACGATGAGAGCGCTCTTTTTGGTTTGGGTGGCGGTTTCACTCAGACCACACATATTCTCAGAGAAGATCCTGAAGAAGTACTCGTTCCCAACCACCAGTTCTGTGATGGTGATGCAAGTGCGATGGTAGTGTTCAATGCATGTGTACCATTCCTGAAAACCAACGCAAAGCATGTGACATTAATGttgtatttaatgtgttttcacgTGCACTTTCATTTAAGTAAGTCCATCTTCTACCAttgtctttttgtctgcttTCTGAATGGTGTAGCCTGTTATTGGGGCGTTGCCATTGTCTTTGGGAGGGGTCCAGACCAGAGCTACATTTCCTCCCCAAACATCTTCAATAGTAACACTCACAGGAGGTCCAGGAAGATCTaaacatcagagaaaaaaatctaagcaAATAGCTAAACTACAGTGTTACTAACAaggctctttttttccttttgtcctATGTTCAAGATAATTTTGTTTGAAATCATGATCAGCTCACTCACCTACGATTTGTATGTCAAGAATTGCTGTGTCCATGTGGTTTTCAACCTGCACTGTCATGTCATACTTCCCAGAGTGACTGCGCTCTGCCTTACGGATGAAGATGATGCTATCACAGTCTGTGTTACGGATGCTAACGTGCGTAGGCTCTATGGGCTTTCCCTCCTTCAGCCAGGTGACTTTCGGCCGGGGTTTGCcctaaacacaaagacaaagcaaCATTATCTCAGTAATCTGCTCAGAGCTTCATAACAATAATGGAGCTGGGAAATTTACCAGGAACGGCACCACGAGGTTGACTGCTTCTCCAACTTTGCGAGTGTATGTCTGCTTCAGGTGTCGTGGGACTCGGATCTTGGGTGGTTCTGAGGAGTTACACCACACGGTGTTATTGAGGAAAGATTTCATACATAACACAACAGACGTGAGTAAACTCCTGTGCAttatcactgaaatgtcaagTTCAAATTTCTCAATGATTGCATTATTCCCAAGACAATAAGTAGATTATTTCCCCTTATTAACAATCAAAAAGAAATACTTAGAAAGCACATACTGAAAATATAAGCCTCATCTGTGATCAGAGAAACGAAATTTAGCATACTTAGAATTTTCAATTCGCCTACTATTAACAGTTTTCAGCTGCAAGTTTGTGTCATGGAAAAAGAATTGTCATAGGAATTGAACAATGTGACTGTGACATTTCATGAAAATTTAAAAGGAAAGATCAGCGACAAACTAAAAAGCAGTCAAAACAAAGTTTCAGCAGTAATCATGAGGTATAAGAAGAGCTTTAGTACCACTAATCAAAGCCCCAGCGGCCATCTAAACCTCTGCCACTGACAGTACATTAATCTAGCTCTGAAAAGCAGACAACTTAGTGATTCAGATTTGGCAGAAAGCTTATCAATGAAAATAAGAGATCTTGTGAATGGTCAGACAGTGTTAAGAACACTGCATGATGTCAACCTCTATGGATGGCactcaaggaaaaaaaaaaccttgcttGGTCGTTAGCACTAAACTGTAAAATTAGACTTTTCAAAACAACACTAAAGTAGCCTGATGAATACTGGATGCACATTCTTttgtcagatgagaccaagataaatTTGTTTAGCTCTAATGGGGTTCAGCATATTCTGTGTAAATTTGGGACCACCACAGTGAACgcatgacagtgaagcacaCAGGTGTTGGGGAGATGGTATTTATAGAAGGAACCATGACTGCTTGTATATTTACTATAAAAAGTTAGTTTGCAGAAGTTTCTGTCAGAAGAGAAATATTCCAGCAGGCTAACAACCCTTGGGTGTGTGCTTGCTTCTGTTATACACCGAttaggcataacattatgaccaacTGCCTAACATTGTGTTGGTCTCCCTTTGCTtccaaaacagccctgacccatTGAGccctggactccactagacccctgaagggGTGCTGTggcattcctgaaccatttttgctttggtatggtgcattatcctgctgaaagaggccatggccatcagggaataccgtttccatgaaaggctgtacatggtctgcaacaatgcttaaGTAGGTGTTgagtgtcaaagtaacatccacatggatggcaggacccaacgtttcccagcagaacattgtccaAGGCAACACACTGCCTCCACaggcttgccttcttcccatagtaCATCCTGGTACCATGTGTTCCCTGGGAAAGCGaccctgactggtctgcagctatgcaACAAACTGCAATGCACTGTGTATTCCGACACCGTTCTTTGAGAACTAACATCAACTTCTTCAGCAATTTGAGCAACAGTAGCTGATCTGTTGGATCCGACCACATGGGCCTTTGCTCCCCATGTGCGTCAGTGACCATGTAGCCAGTTCACCAcagttccttccttggaccacttttgatagatactgaccactgTAGACCAGGAACgccccacaagagctgcaattttggagatgctctgacccaggaGTCTAGCCATCACATTTTGGCCCTTTGTCAAATTCACTCAAATCTTTATGCTTACccctttttcctgcttctaacacatcaactttgaggataaaatgttcacttttgtgaacttgctgcctaatatgtATCCAACCCACTAAgaggtgccatgatgaagagataatcagtgttattcacttcgcCTGTCAGCAGTCATGATATTCCTGATTGGTGTATCTTTCATGTCAATACTGATGTTCATTTCacctctttgtttttatttctaagcCAAGCTGCAGTAGAAAGTTCTCAGAGCTCACCAATAACCTCTTTGACCAGGACTGAGTGCTGCAGGGTCCGTGGAGCGCTGGCTCCAGCTGCATTGATGGCTTTGACACGAACTAAAATCTTACATCCCGGGGTCAGTCCCGTGATGGTGTACTTGGTTTTCTCTGTCAGCTCCTTGTTGGATACTACCCAGTCATCACCTGCAGGGGGAAAAGACATTCAGTTGAAAAAACAATTTGTTAACAACCTTTAATGATTAAATTTGTTAAGTGTCTGTGTCTGCTCCAAGTTCTATTTTGTGGGGTATGTCAACCACATAAAGGGAAGCTAAGGCCTTAAAAGACTTTGCGGACAAATTTGTGACGTGTCGATGGATCTAATCTTGGTAGCAATCTGCATACATTAATAATCTGAAATTTTAATCTACAGTAATATATTTTACTTAAAATGCCATTCTGTTATTGtagaaagtaaaatatttccctctgaaatgttgTATAAATTAGCAGTAACGACCTCATAATTGcacttttgtacttttttctgATTAAATGTACTTAGACACTTTCCACTACTGACTATCTGTAGGGTTCTTCAGTACAGTGGAGTGTGACTCACTTCCTTCTATGCAGTACTCCACTAAGTAGCCATCCAGACCAGCAGCTCCAATGGTTTCAGGAGGGCGCCATTTCACGGTCACTGTGGTGTCGGTGACGTCATCCACAACCAGCATAGTGGGCTCACTGGTCACAGCTGATGGGAGATAAAGGTTTTAGAGATCAGACGAGCCACAGCTACATTTCCCTAATCTGTGTTCCATCAAGAGTTATGAAGGAGATCAGAAAACATCCACTTTGTTTGGTAATGAACACATGAGCAAGGCGCCTCTCTTTCTGGCTGGTATGTTATCAGTCTTCCCTTTCAGATCTCATTAGTCGCTGCTCTTGCTGTCTATTCTTGTATTCTGACAGACCTGATCTCCTAAACCTCTAATCCGCAGATGATTTGGCAGCCATTATAAAGACATATTTAATATCCTCTAAAGCTCTTGCCTGTCCAGTGGAGGTCACAGTCAGAATGCTTGGGATGGGGGGTATGTGGGGAACAGCTGTGTCGCTGGGGTACCAAGGGCAGATCACAGACCTACTCCTTCAAACTTTGTCCATTATTATGAAACTGTTATTAGATAGTCTTACATAATTCTGTATTATTCTTTCCTGGACAAATTATTGGGGGAGGCATTGGGCTACTCACCAAGAGGAGTAAAGGCTTTGGATGGTTCACTGGGCTTAGACACACCGATGGCATTGACTGCAAAGATCCGCACTTCATAAGGCACTCCTTCAATCATCTTCTTGGGTTCAAATGACAGTTCTTTGATCAGGTCAAAGTTCAGTCTCATCCACCTAGAgctctgtttctttttcctctcgATGAAATAGCCTTTAGAGAACAGTCAGAAAGTTCTTGTTGGAAAAACCAACACATACATTTAAGCTTTTGTCAAAAGTATGATGCAATGTTTACCTAAAATTGGGGAACCGCCATCGTATTTGGGTGGTTCCCATGTCATAGAACACCAATCGCCACCCACCACTGGGACCAGGGGAGCTTCAGGTGGGTCAGGGATGTCTACAGAACATGCTCAGATTAGTGATTCGTGAAACAAATGAACAATTCTCTATGTGATACTTACTTTGAAGATTGTTGTCTTACCAACAACCTTGATTCTGACGCTGGCCGTATCCTCACCAGCCTCATTCTGCAAGACTATCTTATAGTTCCCAGAGTCCTCCCGCTCTGTGACCTCAATCGTCAGGCTTGTCTGGTCGCCGTATGTTTCAGCTCGGACACGATGGCCTGACTCAAGAATCACCTGAagcaaaggagacacaaaacttaGTAACTACCACCCACATTGTGGTTTAAAGTATAAAGCTGTGAATgatgtatatttttgttgatgtcATCTCAAAATTTATGAGTAGGGCAGATTTGACACAACCACAGTTCACCAAAGTGCTGCATAGGCTTAGAATACCAAGAAAAACGCATGGAAATCTACATAAGCAATTGTGAATAATggtaataaaaaacaataagaaaatattgcaaaaatagtTATGGGGCAATAAAAGATGGAGTCAGGGTGTCTAGCTtaattctgactgcctttaagaggagcagcagcagcaactttAAAGGTTGTCTGAGCAGTTGTAACATGAGAAGGAAAACTGTTTCAGAGATTTTGAGCAGCCATGAAGGCTTGATCGTTCCTATTTTTGTGCCCAAATCTTAGAAGAGCTTCTCGTTGGTTGACCTTCATGCTCTAAGGAATGATGATACAAAGGTTTGACTAGATATGGTGGTGCCGAtccatttaaaatcttttttaaaaagcaaaagaatCCCAAATTTAATCCTGAAGACAAACGGATGCATTTTGTATCAGCTGgatgcaaaatatttttttgtatccatcattcattcatgATGGAAATACAGGAAATATATAGCTTATTGAAATGAATGCAACTGGGCTCAAATGAAGACACTTACCTCTCTGTATTCCTGCTACTTCTTTACTGCCAAAAAAGCTACTGTATTTTAAGTCAAAACTACATAtctcattctgctgctggaactaTTCATCAGAGTGCCAAGTGTGTGTTAATAGTCCCAAACAAATGGACTGTTCACTCCTCTTTGAGTGAATGTTTGATTAAACCTACACTGCCCAGCtggtttaggaaattatatagcCATAAATATGCACTCCATATAACAAATTATATGGAGTGCATATTTGTgaggtattttttatttacctcTTCAACAATGACCACAGATGGAGTGGGGAAGTCCATAAGTATTGAGAGACAGACAGTGGCCAGttggtttcagtgttttcatggCATAAATATACCATGATGACAACTTTATCATGGTTTAAAAGATGGAAACTAACTAGAAAGCAGCTCACCCTTTCTCCCTTCATCCACACCACTCTGGGTGCTGGTTCTCCGCTAATGGGGATCTCCAAACGAAGCTTGTTTCCTGCTACAACTGTGACAGTGTTGTCTGGGAAGTTCAAGCTGTCCAGGTGTACCTTAGGAGGGTCTGCAGGAAGTCAAGTTTGATAGATAGAAAGTTAGATAGAAAGCATataaaaagaatgaatgaacaTGGCTCCAGTCCAGCGAAGAGCAGTTTGTGTACCAATGATGTGGATTTTGGCAGACAGGCTCTGTGAATATCCCTCAGGTACGAATGTGTAATCTCCTGCATCATGGAGGGAGCTGGTCTCAATTTCAAGTCGGTGGACTCTGAAAAACAATTAAAGATGTTGGTTAACAGTTAAGTGATATCAGTTTTGTTTGAAGAAAGGTTAATAGAGGAGGTCATACTTGTTCCTGTGTATGATGTTAAGGCGATCACTGGGCTGAATCAGCTGTCCGTTCCTGTACCAACGGCCTGGGACGTTGCCTGGGTAGATCTCACAGTGCAGCTTGATGGGCTGACCCAGCTTCACTGTCATGTCCTGCAGGTCCTGGTAGATCTTCAGTGGTTTCACTAATTAAAAGCACAAAGGTTAAACAGAATAGAGCTTTAAAAAGCATgcacaaaatggaaaatgtgtaaaaggCGAGAAAAAGCTGCATACAGTCAACTTGAACATGAGCCTCAGATGTTCCACCAGTGGCCATGATGGAATAAGTCCCAGTATCCTCTCTGGAGGCGTCATCGATCACCAAGTAGTGTTTGGTTCCTTCAGACTTAACTCGATATCTCGAGCGCACCCCTGTTGGAACCTCAACACCGTTTTTCATCCTGAAGGAGCATATTAAATAGTTTTCATTACACAAAGGGTTAAATATGCAATGAACAACTTACAAGTGCTAAACATGGTTGCGATTGTAGTAACATTGTTCCTGTATCTATGCTACATTAACTCCTGATGTAATATTTGATTGGACTCAATTTAGAGTGATAATTTCTTGACAGTAGCCTGTAATTGGTAGAAATTGCAGCATGAGACAAAGTCCTGAGAAAGTTATTTGATGTTTGGATAGCATTATAATCCAGTCTTTTCAGCAACAGTCTTGTGTGTTTGCGATGCTGATTTAAGTTGTTACTCATAGCAGGTTTAGATGCATCATTTGTGATCTTACCACTTGACTTGAGCACCTTCCTCTGACACCTCACACTCCAGCTCAATCCTCTCATTCACTGTGGTCTTCACAGCCTCAAGACCTTTAACTACCTTAACAGGTAACTCTGCGAGGCAAGAGAAGAACAACAAACTGAAGGCAAGTTGACTGAAACCTTTCAGGTGTCATTACAAAAAGCCCAAAAGATGATGGACATACCTTTGACAAACAGCTCTGTGGTGCATTTCTCATCTCCTGCAGCCACTGAATAGGCTGCGTCATCATTCATGGTGCAGTTGTTGATGACCATAATCCTTTGCGTGCCTTTGTGCTCAAAAATATACCTAAATAAGGAGTCAATCAGTTACATCACTGCTCACCTAAAGAAACTATCCAATATGCATACATT
This is a stretch of genomic DNA from Acanthochromis polyacanthus isolate Apoly-LR-REF ecotype Palm Island chromosome 1, KAUST_Apoly_ChrSc, whole genome shotgun sequence. It encodes these proteins:
- the mybpc1 gene encoding myosin-binding protein C, slow-type, whose amino-acid sequence is MRSQTSYTKTIKLSDETPNGQPEEPVAEGKEPVETDGKNPEPPEPEPLQAVVAQEPSPAENGSNQLQPGGVKEQAESAVKEEGPCSPPPPEDANSIKKLSVELPNDSVPVPAMGRKDSVWSLGEGQAPEELDKPIDTPPLSTLLIEAPQSATVAVGGDITFVAKVEAKDLLRKPTIKWFKGKWMDLASKTGKHLQLKETFDRLTKVHTFEMHIIKAKDNYAGNYRCEVTYKDKFDSCSFDLEVKEAEQSSGQSIDIRSAFKRSSEGQEDAGELDFSGLLKHRNQREPKQQDDTPEVDVWEILKNARPDQYEKIAFMYGITDLRGLLKRMKKIPKEEKKSEAFAKKLDPAYQVDKGGKIRLVVDLADPTVELKWYKNGQEIRPSPNQRKYIFEHKGTQRIMVINNCTMNDDAAYSVAAGDEKCTTELFVKELPVKVVKGLEAVKTTVNERIELECEVSEEGAQVKWMKNGVEVPTGVRSRYRVKSEGTKHYLVIDDASREDTGTYSIMATGGTSEAHVQVDLKPLKIYQDLQDMTVKLGQPIKLHCEIYPGNVPGRWYRNGQLIQPSDRLNIIHRNKVHRLEIETSSLHDAGDYTFVPEGYSQSLSAKIHIIDPPKVHLDSLNFPDNTVTVVAGNKLRLEIPISGEPAPRVVWMKGERVILESGHRVRAETYGDQTSLTIEVTEREDSGNYKIVLQNEAGEDTASVRIKVVDIPDPPEAPLVPVVGGDWCSMTWEPPKYDGGSPILGYFIERKKKQSSRWMRLNFDLIKELSFEPKKMIEGVPYEVRIFAVNAIGVSKPSEPSKAFTPLAVTSEPTMLVVDDVTDTTVTVKWRPPETIGAAGLDGYLVEYCIEGSDDWVVSNKELTEKTKYTITGLTPGCKILVRVKAINAAGASAPRTLQHSVLVKEVIEPPKIRVPRHLKQTYTRKVGEAVNLVVPFLGKPRPKVTWLKEGKPIEPTHVSIRNTDCDSIIFIRKAERSHSGKYDMTVQVENHMDTAILDIQIVDLPGPPVSVTIEDVWGGNVALVWTPPKDNGNAPITGYTIQKADKKTMEWYTCIEHYHRTCITITELVVGNEYFFRIFSENMCGLSETATQTKKSALIVKEGMQVKMPEYSDHDFKEAPKFTQPLINTFAIAGYNATLNCSVRANPRPKVIWMKNKIAIIDDPRYRMFSNQGVCTLEIRKPSPYDGGMYTCKAINDLGEAQVDCKLEVKGGFTFFELMQRGVPLHLIDKYMNEAKIVEQEK